A genomic stretch from Sphingobacterium sp. ML3W includes:
- a CDS encoding thioredoxin domain-containing protein, whose product MANQLQFENSPYLKQHAHNPVDWMPWGAEALKKAKDENKLIIVSIGYSACHWCHVMERESFENTAIAQTMNKFFVSIKIDREERPDIDQVYMLAVQLMTNAGGWPLNCICLPDGRPIYGGTYFKPHDWQNILLQIAQMWEEKPEVALDYANKLNNGIQRAEKLPINPIPEQYAHKDLEEIISPWSETFDKKEGGYTKAPKFPLPNNWSFFLKYAVLTGDQATLDHVHFTLKKIGSGGIYDQIGGGFARYSVDHYWHIPHFEKMLYDNGQLLSLYAEAYQQNKDPFYKRIIEETISWAEREMLAPNHGFYSALDADSEGIEGKYYSFSKAEFDEVLGKDAELFSQYFNITEEGNWEEEHTNVPICAINADQLATKVNMSADEWADFLKTSKRKLFDYREQRVRPGLDHKQLTTWNALLLKGLIDAYRSLGTKHFLDLALNNAEFICAELIRDDNYLLHQPQDENRAIAGFLDDYAFTIEAFIALYEATFDQKWLTITQQLADRAIALFYDVEQKTFYYTSAEAEKLIARKSEIMDNVIPSSTSTMVRQLKRLGLLFDSENYTAIADQLLANVFPQIKTYGSAYSNWAILLLEEIYGINEIALTGEEALAFRKELDQHYIPNKIVLGGMEENLPLLENRIGKETKAYLCKNKTCSLPQDSITALINYI is encoded by the coding sequence ATGGCGAATCAATTGCAGTTTGAAAACTCCCCATATCTTAAGCAGCATGCACACAATCCTGTGGATTGGATGCCATGGGGAGCCGAAGCCTTAAAAAAGGCAAAAGACGAAAATAAACTTATCATTGTTAGCATAGGTTATTCGGCCTGCCATTGGTGCCATGTGATGGAACGGGAAAGCTTTGAAAACACGGCTATAGCTCAAACCATGAACAAATTTTTCGTGTCCATAAAAATCGACCGGGAAGAACGCCCAGATATTGATCAAGTCTATATGCTCGCTGTTCAGCTGATGACCAACGCTGGTGGATGGCCTTTGAACTGTATCTGTTTACCTGATGGCCGTCCGATTTATGGTGGTACCTATTTCAAACCGCACGACTGGCAGAATATCCTGTTGCAGATCGCACAAATGTGGGAAGAGAAACCAGAAGTCGCTTTGGATTATGCCAATAAATTGAACAATGGCATCCAGCGGGCTGAGAAACTTCCTATCAATCCCATTCCCGAACAATACGCACACAAGGATCTCGAAGAAATTATCAGTCCATGGAGCGAAACCTTCGATAAGAAAGAAGGCGGTTATACAAAAGCTCCTAAATTTCCGCTCCCCAACAACTGGTCTTTCTTCTTAAAATATGCTGTACTCACTGGCGATCAAGCGACATTAGATCATGTGCATTTTACCCTGAAAAAAATTGGCTCTGGTGGAATCTATGATCAGATTGGTGGTGGTTTTGCCCGCTATTCAGTAGACCACTACTGGCATATCCCTCATTTTGAAAAAATGTTGTACGATAATGGCCAATTACTTTCCCTTTATGCCGAAGCTTATCAACAGAATAAAGATCCATTTTATAAAAGAATAATCGAAGAAACGATTTCTTGGGCTGAACGGGAAATGCTTGCCCCCAATCATGGTTTCTACAGCGCACTTGATGCGGATAGCGAAGGTATTGAAGGAAAATACTACTCTTTTTCAAAAGCCGAATTCGATGAAGTGCTGGGCAAAGACGCCGAGCTATTTAGTCAATATTTTAATATTACCGAAGAAGGCAACTGGGAGGAAGAACATACGAATGTCCCCATTTGCGCCATTAATGCAGACCAACTTGCCACGAAGGTCAATATGTCAGCTGACGAATGGGCAGATTTTTTAAAAACTTCCAAGCGGAAACTATTTGATTATCGCGAACAACGTGTTCGACCGGGACTCGATCATAAACAATTGACAACCTGGAATGCCCTCTTATTGAAAGGGCTAATAGATGCCTACCGCAGTCTTGGCACGAAGCATTTTTTGGATCTCGCGCTAAATAATGCCGAGTTTATTTGTGCAGAGCTAATTCGGGACGACAATTATTTATTGCATCAACCACAGGATGAAAATCGTGCAATAGCAGGGTTTCTAGATGACTATGCTTTTACCATAGAGGCCTTTATAGCACTGTATGAAGCTACATTTGACCAAAAATGGTTGACCATTACCCAACAACTGGCAGACAGGGCTATTGCATTATTTTATGATGTGGAGCAAAAAACATTTTACTATACCTCGGCTGAAGCTGAAAAACTGATCGCCCGAAAAAGTGAGATTATGGACAATGTGATACCCTCCTCTACATCCACAATGGTTCGTCAATTGAAACGCTTAGGTTTACTTTTTGATAGTGAAAATTATACCGCGATAGCCGATCAATTGCTGGCTAATGTATTTCCGCAAATCAAGACTTATGGTTCCGCCTATTCAAATTGGGCAATATTATTGCTAGAAGAGATATATGGGATCAATGAGATCGCGTTGACGGGCGAGGAAGCACTAGCTTTTCGCAAGGAACTGGACCAACATTATATCCCTAACAAAATTGTGCTCGGCGGCATGGAAGAAAATCTTCCATTGTTAGAGAACAGAATCGGAAAGGAAACAAAAGCATATCTTTGCAAAAATAAGACTTGCAGCCTTCCGCAAGATTCCATTACAGCGTTAATAAATTATATTTAA
- a CDS encoding histidine phosphatase family protein: MDNTKKLFIIRHAKAETIPGINDFDRSLTSEGIQHAKQVAAKLASTLTLNDKSMVISSPANRALQTTRIFLDILGEPSFDIQIEDSIYECTYKHLLSVINSIPDHIDYVLLIGHNPTLTDLVEFLTRKAAYLRTSSFAEIKLDAGFTFQMLSGNCADLVQIVD, encoded by the coding sequence ATGGACAACACAAAGAAACTCTTTATCATAAGACATGCAAAAGCGGAAACTATTCCCGGAATCAATGATTTTGATCGCTCCCTGACCTCTGAAGGAATACAGCACGCTAAACAAGTCGCCGCTAAACTGGCATCAACATTGACCTTGAACGACAAAAGTATGGTTATAAGTTCGCCTGCTAATAGGGCTCTGCAAACTACTCGCATTTTTCTCGATATACTTGGCGAACCTTCGTTCGACATTCAAATCGAAGATTCTATCTATGAGTGTACATACAAACATCTCTTATCTGTGATTAACAGTATCCCCGATCATATTGATTATGTATTGCTCATTGGACATAATCCCACATTGACCGATTTAGTAGAATTTCTAACGCGTAAAGCGGCATATCTACGAACTTCATCATTTGCAGAAATTAAGCTTGATGCTGGTTTTACCTTTCAGATGCTTAGTGGTAATTGTGCTGACCTTGTACAGATTGTAGATTGA
- a CDS encoding glycosyltransferase family 2 protein, with translation MEGNSDPIEQQPDFAVSVVIPVYNVDKFLKEAVESVLNQKLQNFEIILVNDGSTDSSADICQKYASLDSRVLFLDQNNSGVSVARNNGLAHARGEYIYFLDSDDTIAPDFLSSSFQIAMREGSDIVIVGEPYCKRAARLTAVPTCGLFIKRTLLETYPEIRFPENIQPCEDGLFSHQLFLITGKIGFNPKAVYFYREHENQNHVRINQETARILKQIPQWLDLLAAFYSQHDIFRSKALKLAFFIEHEPFELRYLKMSFDEDEKSSLFKLLQDFVVQHIIIHLTKADKKLLTIPFKYFIKAKDHQDFDQFYKTYLKRRPKKFKRALFWVKFIPISIIRRKVRQQIRDKYSDV, from the coding sequence ATGGAAGGGAATAGTGATCCTATAGAGCAACAACCTGACTTCGCCGTTTCAGTGGTAATACCAGTCTACAATGTTGATAAATTTTTGAAGGAAGCCGTAGAAAGTGTTTTGAATCAAAAGTTGCAAAATTTTGAAATCATCTTAGTTAATGATGGCAGTACCGATTCTTCGGCTGATATTTGCCAAAAATATGCATCTTTAGATTCGCGAGTTTTATTCCTGGATCAGAATAATTCAGGGGTTTCGGTAGCGAGAAATAATGGTTTAGCACACGCTAGGGGTGAGTATATTTATTTTTTGGATTCAGATGATACTATTGCCCCCGATTTTTTATCTAGCTCTTTTCAAATAGCTATGCGAGAAGGATCTGACATCGTCATTGTTGGTGAACCTTATTGCAAACGAGCTGCAAGATTAACTGCTGTACCCACTTGTGGTTTATTTATAAAAAGAACATTGCTAGAAACTTATCCTGAAATTCGATTTCCGGAAAACATACAACCTTGTGAGGATGGGCTTTTTTCACATCAACTCTTCCTTATCACTGGAAAAATTGGGTTTAATCCAAAGGCAGTTTATTTCTATAGAGAACATGAAAACCAAAACCATGTGCGAATCAATCAGGAGACAGCCCGTATATTAAAGCAAATACCCCAATGGCTTGACTTGCTAGCTGCTTTTTACAGCCAGCATGATATCTTCCGTTCAAAAGCGCTTAAGCTCGCTTTTTTTATTGAACATGAACCTTTCGAACTCCGATATCTAAAAATGTCTTTTGATGAAGATGAGAAATCCAGCTTATTTAAATTATTGCAGGATTTCGTAGTTCAGCATATCATTATCCATTTAACAAAAGCGGATAAAAAGCTGTTGACTATTCCTTTCAAATATTTTATAAAGGCCAAAGATCATCAAGATTTTGATCAGTTTTATAAAACATATTTGAAGAGAAGACCGAAAAAGTTTAAACGAGCTTTGTTTTGGGTTAAATTTATTCCGATTTCTATAATAAGACGGAAGGTTCGTCAGCAAATCAGAGATAAATATAGTGATGTATGA
- a CDS encoding glycosyltransferase, with translation MKILLVQHLCFLNGIGGTEKICSTLANIFNEHGHEVEIATNENVVGMPVFPLSEGIKVTNIFDPAVEQKKEFPIYNYRGKNPFLWLKFKAKKKYHKWYNWRLKYTLGGEAKLYQYNLRKRSIAWNKYIDQLKPDLIVTMSISSLLEITFGNSLPMPIINSVNGRPDYDYSNIWGGRKPYMVDLLTHSYRYLDGIQILFDSYRRFLPSDFSGECRVIANPIELGDCTKLAEHSSTKERYKIIHVGRLDTACKQQHLAIELFNKLAKKYTQWDLEFWGTGADFNRLNEQILDLDLSDRIFLRGFTEDPIGKMKDADIFIFPSQYEGFSLALGEAMGVGLPSIGFSACSGVNEMIKQNKTGFLALNKEEMLIYLEKLIQDSSLRQQMGIKAHLSMKDYNLDQMVKGWMKLIDTVITKKGI, from the coding sequence ATGAAGATTCTTTTAGTGCAGCATTTGTGTTTTCTAAATGGTATAGGTGGAACAGAGAAGATCTGTTCAACACTAGCAAATATATTCAATGAGCATGGACATGAAGTTGAAATTGCAACAAACGAAAATGTTGTGGGGATGCCCGTATTTCCATTGAGCGAAGGCATCAAGGTAACTAATATTTTTGATCCGGCTGTCGAACAGAAAAAAGAGTTCCCTATTTATAACTATCGGGGTAAAAATCCGTTTCTATGGTTAAAGTTCAAAGCAAAGAAAAAATATCACAAATGGTATAATTGGCGGTTAAAATACACGTTGGGTGGAGAAGCTAAGTTGTATCAATACAATTTGCGAAAACGATCTATTGCTTGGAATAAATATATTGATCAGCTAAAACCTGATCTAATTGTTACGATGTCTATAAGTTCATTGTTAGAGATTACATTCGGGAACAGTTTGCCGATGCCAATTATTAATTCGGTAAATGGTAGGCCGGATTATGATTATTCTAATATTTGGGGAGGTAGGAAACCTTACATGGTCGATCTGTTGACACACAGCTACCGATACTTAGATGGAATACAGATTTTATTTGACAGCTATCGTCGATTTTTGCCTTCTGATTTTTCAGGTGAATGTCGGGTTATAGCGAATCCTATAGAACTTGGAGATTGTACTAAGTTGGCTGAGCATAGTTCAACCAAGGAAAGATACAAGATTATTCATGTAGGACGACTGGATACAGCGTGTAAACAGCAGCATTTGGCAATTGAGCTTTTCAATAAATTAGCTAAAAAGTATACCCAATGGGATTTGGAGTTTTGGGGGACAGGAGCGGATTTCAATCGGTTGAATGAGCAAATCCTTGACTTGGATTTATCGGATCGTATTTTTCTTCGAGGATTTACGGAAGATCCAATAGGAAAAATGAAAGATGCGGATATATTTATCTTTCCCAGTCAATATGAAGGTTTTAGTCTGGCGTTAGGGGAAGCTATGGGTGTTGGGTTGCCAAGCATTGGATTTTCGGCTTGTTCTGGAGTAAACGAAATGATCAAGCAGAATAAAACCGGATTTCTAGCACTAAATAAAGAAGAGATGTTGATCTACCTTGAAAAATTAATTCAAGATTCATCTTTGCGACAGCAAATGGGGATAAAGGCACATTTGAGTATGAAGGATTATAATCTTGACCAAATGGTAAAAGGCTGGATGAAATTGATAGATACTGTAATTACAAAAAAAGGAATCTAA
- a CDS encoding glycosyltransferase has product MGDNRKKRILYFMPDNPFSNQAGNLTRTKQLLKYFEQHETVLEIDFLSCLYWNKSSVELFKNTYPNVNLNIVDIYSNKSNRLKYLVEDKIPRLIYKAIYKPKISLLTPIIIKRIKSLLQGKSYDIIVISYSTWGALAAQLSQFNAYTIIDTHDFMTLQRMREKTNFDIGAAFKEEMAILSLYNEIWTYSIEERYIYEQFLKKKVTLLPVSVPDPKSVYNHEKSIDILYVASDNIHNIESMMWFIDSVLPFLPLYKIHVVGKICTRIPDHPQLTKVGIVDDLEVYYAGAKITICPMLSGTGIKIKVLESLCHGLPVVTTQRGIDGLVNKINNGCVVANDEIHFAHAIIDLLEDNVFYKRQSEYARVFYKSFYACEYETRILDRVFLDAKSI; this is encoded by the coding sequence ATGGGTGACAATAGGAAAAAGCGAATACTTTATTTCATGCCGGATAATCCGTTCTCGAATCAAGCGGGTAATTTGACTCGTACCAAACAACTATTGAAATACTTTGAACAACATGAAACAGTACTAGAAATTGATTTCTTATCCTGTCTTTATTGGAACAAATCCTCAGTAGAGCTTTTCAAGAATACTTACCCCAACGTAAATTTAAATATCGTCGATATCTATTCTAATAAGAGTAATCGTTTAAAGTATTTAGTTGAAGATAAAATTCCTAGATTAATCTATAAAGCTATCTACAAACCGAAAATAAGTTTATTGACTCCGATTATTATCAAACGGATAAAATCTTTGCTGCAAGGCAAGTCATATGATATTATAGTCATTAGTTATTCAACATGGGGTGCATTGGCTGCTCAACTGAGTCAATTTAATGCATACACTATTATTGATACGCATGATTTTATGACGTTGCAACGGATGAGGGAGAAAACAAACTTTGATATTGGGGCAGCTTTTAAGGAAGAGATGGCAATACTCTCTTTATATAACGAAATTTGGACATATTCGATTGAGGAACGCTATATATACGAGCAGTTTTTAAAAAAGAAAGTTACTTTGCTGCCTGTCTCCGTACCGGATCCTAAGTCGGTATATAACCATGAAAAAAGCATAGATATATTATACGTAGCTAGTGATAATATACATAATATAGAAAGCATGATGTGGTTTATTGATAGCGTTTTGCCATTTTTACCACTTTATAAAATACATGTTGTAGGGAAAATATGTACGCGTATTCCCGATCACCCCCAATTAACAAAAGTTGGAATAGTCGACGATCTTGAGGTGTATTATGCGGGTGCAAAAATTACGATTTGTCCAATGTTGAGCGGTACTGGGATTAAAATTAAGGTTTTAGAATCTTTGTGTCATGGTCTTCCTGTTGTGACGACACAGCGAGGGATCGATGGTCTTGTCAATAAAATAAATAATGGATGTGTTGTGGCTAACGACGAAATACATTTTGCTCATGCGATTATAGATCTCTTGGAAGACAATGTTTTCTATAAAAGGCAGAGCGAATATGCGAGGGTGTTTTATAAGTCTTTTTATGCGTGCGAATATGAAACAAGAATTTTGGATAGGGTCTTCTTAGATGCAAAAAGCATCTAA
- a CDS encoding glycosyltransferase family 2 protein: MKVSLLITTYNRPDALEMVLNSIEHQVQKPDQVVVADDGSDDRTASVIQKFQRKWQIPLLHSWHEDQGFRLAESRNKGLALIDTEYVIMIDGDMILDEYFVKDHVVNATEGFFLQGGRCLLTADFTQQILRSPQIYPNFNYMKRGVESRFEKRITAFRAPWLTKLLRKEIRYSHKAIRGCNMSFFMDDIKAVNGFNNDMVGWGREDSEFVERLFNSGIKRYNIKFSALGYHLYHVESSRESLPENDRILRDAIDNKLQHCSNGLNKFLKQ; the protein is encoded by the coding sequence TTGAAAGTCTCTTTACTGATAACGACCTATAATCGACCGGATGCGTTAGAAATGGTCTTGAATTCTATAGAACATCAGGTTCAGAAACCAGATCAGGTCGTTGTGGCTGATGATGGATCAGATGATAGAACCGCGTCCGTTATTCAGAAATTTCAACGTAAATGGCAAATTCCTTTGTTACATTCCTGGCATGAAGATCAAGGATTTAGATTGGCGGAAAGCAGAAACAAAGGCCTTGCATTGATCGATACCGAATATGTAATCATGATTGATGGTGATATGATTTTGGACGAATATTTTGTAAAAGATCATGTTGTCAACGCAACAGAAGGCTTCTTTCTTCAAGGGGGACGATGTTTGTTGACAGCTGATTTTACACAACAAATACTGAGAAGTCCCCAAATCTATCCAAATTTCAATTATATGAAAAGAGGAGTTGAAAGCCGATTTGAGAAACGTATAACGGCATTTCGCGCTCCTTGGTTGACAAAGTTGTTGCGTAAGGAAATCAGATATAGCCATAAGGCGATTAGAGGATGTAATATGTCCTTTTTTATGGATGATATTAAAGCTGTCAATGGATTTAATAATGATATGGTAGGTTGGGGAAGAGAAGATAGTGAATTTGTTGAACGTTTGTTCAATAGTGGGATAAAAAGATATAATATCAAATTTTCAGCACTTGGATACCATCTTTATCATGTAGAATCCTCGCGGGAATCGCTCCCCGAAAATGATCGCATTCTCAGGGATGCTATTGATAATAAACTACAGCACTGTTCAAACGGCCTCAATAAATTCTTAAAACAATAA
- a CDS encoding glycosyltransferase codes for MSIPKVIYQTFKTKQIPLLTRFYIWMYLQKNKDWKRVFYDDEQIDTFFKTNFDSRTYNAYTRLQIGAAKADFFRYAVLYIHGGVYLDMDSDILVSLDKHIREEDVAFIAREKNHPDLFAQWGLIYAKGHPFLKRTIAYIVENIEGNKYPNDVHKMTGPTVYTKAIEDEINENPEVGYRLADFDYKGILQFKYKLGKILLYKDRANHWKKLQQRITVLKPE; via the coding sequence ATGTCGATTCCTAAGGTAATTTATCAAACGTTTAAAACGAAGCAGATACCTCTTTTAACGCGCTTTTATATTTGGATGTACCTGCAGAAAAATAAGGACTGGAAAAGGGTGTTTTATGACGATGAGCAAATTGATACCTTTTTTAAGACTAACTTCGATAGTCGTACCTATAATGCATATACTCGCTTGCAAATTGGCGCGGCTAAAGCTGATTTTTTCCGCTATGCGGTGCTCTATATTCATGGTGGCGTTTATTTGGATATGGATAGCGACATTTTAGTGTCATTGGACAAACATATTCGTGAGGAAGATGTCGCCTTTATTGCACGGGAAAAGAATCATCCAGATCTTTTTGCACAATGGGGATTGATTTACGCAAAAGGCCACCCTTTTTTAAAGCGAACAATTGCTTATATTGTCGAAAATATCGAAGGAAATAAGTATCCAAATGATGTGCACAAAATGACAGGGCCCACCGTATACACAAAGGCCATTGAAGATGAGATAAACGAAAACCCTGAGGTTGGGTATCGATTAGCAGATTTTGATTACAAAGGAATTCTTCAATTTAAATATAAGTTGGGTAAAATACTACTTTATAAAGACAGGGCAAATCACTGGAAAAAACTGCAGCAACGTATTACAGTATTGAAACCAGAATAG
- a CDS encoding glycosyltransferase family 1 protein yields the protein MNIAYDAKRYFLNKTGLGNYSRDLIRILETYYPENNYIKYTTKIEGANFDSENLQKNTRLPHGFINKTLPSLWRNSRIIKDLLHDKIDIYHGLSGEIPINLHKTSIKSVTTIHDLIFIRFPELYKPIDRYIYNQKAKHAVFHSDKIIAISQQTKSDLLNTYQISEDKVEVIYQTCHPAFKTQKTKEQQDTIRAKYNLPDNFILNVGTIEPRKNAFQIVKAIEQLDISLIIIGRKTNYAKEIIEFIEKKGMTNRVLFMEGLSMDELATIYTMADLFIYPSKFEGFGIPIIEALYSGLPVITSNSGVFPEAGGPSSCYINPEDIGAIQFTIESILSSDSTRKEMISKGLQYVRRFDEDHIANQLIQCYKNLL from the coding sequence ATGAATATAGCATACGATGCTAAACGCTATTTCTTAAATAAAACGGGCCTAGGTAACTATAGTCGTGATCTTATACGGATATTGGAGACCTATTATCCCGAAAACAACTATATAAAGTATACCACAAAAATAGAAGGAGCCAATTTCGATTCCGAAAATTTGCAAAAAAACACTAGGCTACCCCATGGTTTTATAAATAAAACTCTTCCTAGTTTATGGAGAAATAGTAGAATAATCAAAGATCTATTGCACGACAAGATCGATATTTATCATGGTCTTTCCGGTGAAATTCCAATTAATCTCCATAAAACTAGTATTAAATCAGTTACGACAATTCATGATCTGATCTTTATTCGATTTCCAGAGCTGTATAAGCCTATTGACCGATATATATATAATCAAAAAGCGAAACATGCTGTTTTTCATTCGGATAAGATTATTGCCATCAGCCAACAGACTAAATCTGACCTATTGAATACCTATCAAATATCTGAAGATAAAGTTGAGGTTATATATCAAACATGTCATCCGGCATTTAAAACGCAAAAAACGAAAGAACAGCAAGATACAATACGAGCGAAATACAATCTTCCCGATAACTTCATATTAAATGTAGGAACGATTGAACCTCGAAAGAACGCGTTTCAAATTGTTAAAGCAATTGAGCAATTGGATATTTCGTTAATAATAATTGGACGGAAAACCAATTATGCGAAAGAAATAATAGAGTTCATTGAAAAAAAAGGCATGACAAATCGGGTTCTATTTATGGAAGGACTTAGTATGGACGAGTTAGCGACTATCTATACCATGGCCGATTTATTCATCTATCCGTCAAAATTTGAAGGATTTGGTATCCCTATAATTGAAGCATTATATTCTGGTTTACCAGTAATTACCTCCAACTCGGGAGTCTTCCCAGAAGCTGGTGGACCATCATCTTGTTATATTAATCCAGAAGATATTGGCGCTATACAATTTACGATTGAATCGATACTTTCATCTGATTCAACTCGCAAAGAAATGATCAGTAAAGGGCTACAATATGTAAGACGATTTGATGAAGACCATATAGCAAATCAACTTATCCAGTGCTACAAAAACTTGCTCTAG
- a CDS encoding glycosyltransferase family 2 protein — MTIALLISTYNWPEALQRVLESVLLQIRKPDEILIADDGSGDSTKQVIDAFRLKTNIPIKHAWQEDNGFQKTKILNKALALCKSEYIIQIDGDIIMSPQFIADHIKISKPHHVITGSRASLTKEFTIDFLKSKRPIDYNLLRKNSPYKMNAARIPFLTPIFAPRYKTKGKHRFYSKGCNMAFWMSSLIKVNGFNEDMYEWGHEDSELVVRLLKIGEKKLFMKFSGVTYHLWHKVSSMERKSINQTILENTVASEDFRIKNGLDKYLNK, encoded by the coding sequence ATGACTATAGCTTTACTAATTTCAACTTATAACTGGCCAGAAGCCTTACAACGTGTGCTTGAAAGTGTATTGTTACAAATACGGAAACCAGATGAGATTCTAATTGCGGATGATGGTTCGGGTGACAGCACCAAACAGGTCATTGATGCATTCCGCCTTAAAACCAATATTCCAATAAAACATGCATGGCAAGAAGACAATGGTTTTCAAAAGACAAAAATATTGAATAAAGCATTAGCATTATGTAAGAGCGAATATATTATCCAAATTGATGGAGATATCATCATGTCTCCTCAGTTTATTGCAGATCATATAAAAATTAGTAAACCACACCACGTCATTACGGGAAGTAGAGCATCGCTTACCAAAGAGTTCACAATAGATTTTTTGAAAAGTAAAAGGCCCATTGACTACAATTTACTTCGAAAAAACTCTCCTTATAAAATGAATGCTGCAAGAATTCCCTTTCTAACACCTATCTTTGCTCCCAGATACAAAACCAAAGGAAAACATAGGTTTTATTCAAAAGGATGCAATATGGCATTTTGGATGAGTTCATTGATCAAAGTGAATGGTTTTAACGAGGATATGTATGAGTGGGGACACGAAGATTCCGAGTTGGTTGTACGATTATTGAAAATTGGTGAAAAAAAACTCTTTATGAAATTTAGTGGAGTAACCTATCATTTATGGCATAAGGTATCTTCCATGGAAAGAAAGAGCATCAATCAGACTATTTTAGAAAATACTGTTGCGTCAGAGGATTTCAGAATAAAAAACGGTCTTGATAAATACTTGAATAAATGA
- a CDS encoding glycosyltransferase, whose protein sequence is MDKICFIILRYGDEVDGGAEKHCRMLAERLVEKYEVDILTTKFIDYNTFTPFYTNDIDYLNGVRILRFDSIDFDSQKRDRLWKKALPFQKIRRNLFRLKSLKFVSEIFPSWKGMANTDMNYFKSHGSYSPSMLSYIKNHNQDYKAIIGITYSQPNTFFGTLVAPEKSILIPTLHEEREAFRPILTQLFNKVKHIAFNTAEERKLAINIFGSGIANNSIVAVGVEVAPPLKKEELYSKFNLPDDYLLYFGRVCNTKVRTLIPWFLRYKEKYPSDLKLVLTGRIFMDIVDHPDIIYTDFVTEEEKTALIENAKAVINPSQYESLSLLLLETMVLGRPILVNGKSEVMKEHCIRSNYAAQYYSSEADFQRKLYQILQGDSSSIKSMSMSYVEQNYSWPLIINKLTLIIDTI, encoded by the coding sequence ATGGATAAAATTTGTTTTATTATACTTCGATATGGAGATGAAGTGGATGGAGGTGCAGAAAAACATTGTCGTATGCTGGCAGAAAGACTTGTTGAGAAATATGAAGTTGATATATTGACGACCAAATTTATTGACTACAATACTTTTACTCCTTTTTACACGAATGATATAGATTATTTAAATGGCGTACGCATTCTGCGTTTTGATTCTATTGATTTTGATAGTCAAAAAAGAGATCGTCTATGGAAAAAAGCACTCCCATTTCAAAAGATCAGAAGAAATTTATTCCGTTTAAAGAGCTTAAAATTTGTATCAGAAATATTTCCATCTTGGAAAGGAATGGCAAATACTGATATGAATTATTTCAAATCGCATGGTTCGTATTCCCCTTCCATGTTATCCTATATTAAAAATCATAATCAAGATTATAAAGCGATTATCGGAATTACCTATTCTCAACCTAATACATTTTTTGGAACTCTTGTTGCGCCGGAAAAATCCATTCTTATTCCTACATTACATGAGGAAAGAGAAGCATTTCGTCCAATATTAACCCAACTATTCAATAAAGTAAAACATATTGCATTCAATACTGCCGAGGAAAGAAAACTTGCAATTAATATCTTTGGAAGCGGTATCGCTAATAATAGTATAGTCGCAGTAGGAGTTGAAGTAGCTCCTCCATTAAAAAAAGAAGAACTTTACAGTAAATTCAATCTTCCAGACGATTATTTATTATACTTTGGTCGAGTTTGCAATACGAAGGTGAGAACGTTAATTCCCTGGTTTTTGCGTTACAAAGAAAAATATCCTTCGGATCTAAAGCTAGTACTAACTGGCCGTATTTTTATGGACATAGTAGATCACCCTGATATCATTTATACAGACTTCGTTACAGAAGAAGAGAAAACAGCCTTGATTGAAAATGCAAAAGCTGTTATAAACCCTTCTCAATATGAAAGTTTATCTTTATTATTGTTAGAAACGATGGTTTTGGGGAGGCCTATCTTAGTAAATGGGAAATCTGAGGTCATGAAGGAGCATTGTATTAGAAGTAATTATGCTGCTCAATACTATTCTTCTGAGGCCGATTTTCAGCGAAAACTCTACCAGATATTACAAGGAGATAGCTCATCTATAAAATCGATGTCTATGTCTTATGTCGAACAAAACTATTCTTGGCCGTTAATTATCAACAAATTAACGCTTATAATTGATACAATCTAA